In Cyanobacterium stanieri LEGE 03274, a single window of DNA contains:
- the brxL gene encoding BREX system Lon protease-like protein BrxL, producing MHHNNPYQNDLVNQIFSDYSIDKTRLPSSGLNKVGVPSFVAEWILDKIAPGRGDLSNAEHDRVNSLVMKAFPRKDDKERIKYKVYQGEEYQLIAKLKVRIPLEKATDEIQKPLASIPILNLRECDIDSDILEKYPLLLGRGLWGKITLNYSVNEQGKYNINICNFDPFQSSEVDLRYYARCRDEFTFEEWRDLMFCSMGLNPEDSGYNNDAKIWVFSRLLPLVESNYHVMELAPKGTGKSFFYENVNSKVMVVSGGKITAPRLFFNGRTGEIGLLGTYDVTVLDEVQSLTFDNPDEMIGPLKTYLANGRYNRAGFADISSDCSLVLLANIELDAYQRPKNEDNLIKNLPKFFSETALLDRFAGIIPGWKIPKFQSKMTAYQIGLKTDFFGDVLLSLRKDNRFYHYAKSHTNFISKVSIRDENAILKSASGFLKILYPSLNLTTEEYLLNCLKPARELRQNIHGLLYNLDDEFKQYERDIIVDVM from the coding sequence ATGCACCACAATAATCCCTATCAGAATGATTTAGTAAATCAAATATTTAGCGACTATTCCATTGATAAAACAAGATTACCGTCTAGCGGATTAAATAAAGTCGGAGTGCCTAGTTTTGTGGCTGAATGGATATTAGATAAAATTGCACCGGGTAGAGGTGATTTAAGTAATGCAGAGCATGATAGGGTAAACAGTTTAGTAATGAAAGCCTTTCCGAGAAAAGATGATAAGGAAAGAATCAAATATAAAGTATATCAGGGAGAAGAATATCAGTTAATTGCTAAATTAAAGGTAAGAATTCCCCTTGAAAAAGCAACGGATGAAATACAAAAACCCTTGGCAAGTATTCCTATTTTAAACCTTAGAGAATGTGATATTGATTCTGATATTCTTGAAAAATATCCTTTATTATTAGGGAGAGGATTATGGGGGAAAATTACCCTTAATTATAGTGTGAATGAACAGGGAAAGTATAACATTAATATTTGCAATTTTGATCCTTTTCAATCTTCAGAAGTGGATTTAAGATATTATGCTCGATGTCGTGATGAGTTTACCTTTGAAGAATGGCGAGATTTAATGTTTTGTTCGATGGGTTTAAACCCTGAAGATTCTGGCTATAATAATGATGCAAAAATCTGGGTTTTCAGTAGATTATTACCTCTCGTAGAATCTAACTATCATGTGATGGAATTGGCGCCTAAAGGCACGGGAAAAAGTTTCTTTTATGAGAATGTTAATAGTAAGGTAATGGTGGTAAGTGGAGGGAAAATAACGGCGCCACGATTATTTTTTAATGGTAGAACTGGGGAAATAGGTTTATTGGGTACTTATGATGTTACTGTGTTAGATGAGGTTCAAAGTTTAACTTTTGATAATCCTGACGAAATGATTGGCCCTTTAAAAACTTATTTGGCGAATGGGCGTTATAATCGGGCGGGGTTTGCTGATATAAGTAGTGATTGTAGTTTGGTGTTGTTAGCTAATATCGAATTGGATGCTTATCAACGTCCGAAAAATGAAGATAATTTAATTAAAAATCTGCCTAAGTTTTTTTCAGAAACGGCTTTATTAGATCGTTTTGCGGGAATTATTCCGGGGTGGAAAATTCCTAAGTTTCAATCAAAAATGACGGCTTATCAGATAGGTTTAAAAACTGATTTTTTTGGGGATGTTTTATTGAGTTTGAGGAAGGATAATCGTTTTTATCATTATGCAAAATCTCATACTAATTTTATTTCTAAGGTATCTATAAGAGATGAAAATGCAATTTTAAAAAGTGCTTCTGGTTTTTTGAAAATACTTTATCCTAGCCTTAATTTAACAACGGAGGAGTATTTATTGAATTGTTTAAAACCTGCTCGAGAGTTACGACAAAATATTCATGGTTTATTGTACAATCTGGATGATGAGTTTAAACAGTATGAGAGGGATATTATCGTTGATGTGATGTAG